The DNA region CGAGCTTTCCGACTATCTGACTCCCGTTCTTCAGCCTGACCGTGACCTCCGCCCCATGGGACTTCTTGAGATGGGATAGCGGGAGGTTCCTGTTCTGACCCTCCATCCGGATCACCTCACCTGCTGCTCAGGGCTATCCTCTCTATCTCCTCCTTCCTCCTTATGGCGAAGCTCCTGTTCCTGTCGTACTCGGCCGCTGCAATTATCTCCTCAGCCAGAGCCTCGGCCAGGCTCCTGGGACTTCTGAAGGCTTTCATGGCGGCTCCCTGGGCTATGTGCCTTATGGCCAGATCCACCATCCTGCTGGGGGAGGTGTCAACGGCGTGGAAGTAGCTTATACCTCCGTACATTATCCTGGTCACCTCCTCCCTTATTATCGAGTTATCTATGGCGTCCAGGAAAACCTGTATAGGATTTTTACCTGTCCTCAGCTCTATTATCTCAAAGGCGTATTTCACGGTCCTCATGGCCTTCAGCTTCTTTCCCTGATTCTTGCTATTGACGTGATCCTTCCTGCTCCCGGCGTTGATCGCCTGTCCCATCAGCCTGTTGACCAACCTCTCCACTATGGGGATCTCCAGCTTCCCGAACCTCTTGTGCTCGTGTCTCCCTCCGGTGTGCGGCAGGTAAACCGGTTTGAGTGAGATCACGTTCCTGAGCGCTAGGTTCTCT from Candidatus Korarchaeota archaeon NZ13-K includes:
- a CDS encoding 30S ribosomal protein S7; the encoded protein is MSEERGQQVGTSGSRPEIRLFGRWSYEGLRIENLALRNVISLKPVYLPHTGGRHEHKRFGKLEIPIVERLVNRLMGQAINAGSRKDHVNSKNQGKKLKAMRTVKYAFEIIELRTGKNPIQVFLDAIDNSIIREEVTRIMYGGISYFHAVDTSPSRMVDLAIRHIAQGAAMKAFRSPRSLAEALAEEIIAAAEYDRNRSFAIRRKEEIERIALSSR